A genomic region of Melanotaenia boesemani isolate fMelBoe1 chromosome 21, fMelBoe1.pri, whole genome shotgun sequence contains the following coding sequences:
- the rab3gap1 gene encoding rab3 GTPase-activating protein catalytic subunit isoform X1: MAADNDLESEVFEITDFTTASEWERFVSKVEEVLNDWKLTESSVGKPAKGEYTSGTWGEESKDISFADFKFYITHFFLKQECKKDGGEDKPEEDALPSAMQDLLCMNNDFPPRAHCLVRWYGIREFVVISPGANCEAIISESKCNLLLSSVSISLANSGCQVPMFVQIQQKWRRIYAGECQGPGVRTDFEIVQLRKVPSQYNHLSGLLDIFKSKIGCNLLPLPPVDIGIRFTYILQDWAQHSWPQQPPDFDTLLGGEVGGVEFGNLPFGACEEPISELHLATTWPHLTEGIVVDNDVYSDLDPLQAPHWSVRVRAAENPQCLLGDFLMEFFKLCCRKESMEDILGRGLTEEEGKETNDLSSALSKLTEPAAPVPITKLSVSSMVHSARKRIRRRRHIDESPLNNDMLNSILLYLFPDAAVEKDKTAQSNSSRTLDKEKNSDDNLFLQLKSAPGDSLTHRLALCLCLVNYNHGGLPAVAHLWQEFVLELRYRWENNYLVYGLNGGPPDLRCCLLHQKFQMLNCCIERKRARDEAHKEKDNKPPESNTSSSTKEVSPGKSWESWSDSDEEFFECLSDQGETEPPHPEGGKEGSRVKAEGRLHPYNSMTLLNSAEPLYVPVTQEPAPMTEDQLEEQSQVLAKLGTSAEGTHLRARMQSACLLSDMESFKAANPGCVLEDFVRWYSPRDYVEEEVLDEKGNTVLRGELSARMKIPGNMWVEAWETARVAPARRQRRLFDDTKEAEKVLHYLALQKPSDLARLLLPCLLHAALQKLKQEESIENMPSVKKSIQQAATQASKLLHPPNYDYSKLEDFINQLVVIETVITQARSLKTKFAVNEEDEEESTAELERFVSSLLEEPEVVVVGGGQGAAGRIIHRLFINAQRAVLLPPVDDDFGGDGKPIGGRGKVLDFPPPAGREILLRSCVPRPAPYSKALPQRLFCVLMKDEFRLAGAFSSDTSFF; this comes from the exons ATGGCGGCGGATAATGAT CTCGAGTCAGAAGTTTTTGAGATCACAGATTTCACCACCGCATCGGAGTGGGAACG GTTTGTGTCCAAGGTGGAGGAAGTGCTAAACGACTGGAAGCTGACTGAAAGCTCTGTGGGGAAACCAGCAAAG GGTGAATACACCAGTGGAACGTGGGGAGAAGAGTCGAAGGATATCAGTTTTGCTGACTTTAAGTTCTACATAACGCACTTCTTTCTGAAACAAGAATGTAAGAAGGACGGCGGCGAGGACAAGCCTGAGGAAG ATGCGTTGCCCTCTGCAATGCAGGACCTTCTCTGTATGAACAACGACTTCCCTCCTCGAGCCCACTGCTTGGTTAGATG GTACGGCATTCGAGAGTTTGTGGTCATCAGCCCGGGAGCAAACTGCGAGGCCATCATCAGCGAGTCCAAATGTAATCTGCTCCTCAGCTCCGTCTCCATCTCCCTGGCCAACAGTGGTTG TCAGGTGCCCATGTTTGTGCAGATCCAGCAGAAGTGGAGGCGGATATATGCCGGAGAGTGCCAAGGACCAGGTGTACGTACAGACTTTGAGATCGTCCAACTCCGCAAGGTGCCGAGCCAGTACAACCACCTGTCTGGTCTTCTGGACATCTTCAAATCTAAGATA GGGTGTAACCTGCTCCCCCTGCCTCCGGTCGACATCGGCATCCGCTTCACTTATATCCTCCAGGACTGGGCGCAGCATTCGTGGCCACAGCAGCCTCCAG actttgATACTCTCCTCGGGGGTGAGGTGGGAGGAGTGGAGTTTGGAAACCTCCCTTTTGGAGCCTGTGAGGAACCGATCAG TGAACTTCATCTTGCGACCACCTGGCCCCACCTGACCGAGGGCATCGTTGTGGACAACGACGTCTACAG TGACCTCGACCCTCTCCAAGCTCCTCATTGGTCAGTTCGTGTCAGGGCAGCTGAAAACCCACAATGTTTGCTGG GCGACTTCCTGATGGAGTTCTTTAAGCTTTGCTGTAGGAAGGAGTCCATGGAAGACATTTTAGGAAGGGGACTGACAGAAGAAGAGGGAAAAG AAACCAACGACCTCAGCTCAGCTCTGTCCAAGCTGACAGAACCAGCCGCACCCGTTCCCATAACCAAACTGTCCGTCTCCAGTATGGTGCACAGCGCCCGCAAACGCATCCGCCGGCGCCGGCACATCGACGAGTCGCCTCTTAACAACGATATGCTTAATTCAATCCTTCTG TATCTCTTCCcagacgctgctgtggagaaggaTAAAACTGCCCAGTCCAATTCCAGCAGGACGCTTGACAAGGAGAAAAACTCTGATGAT AACCTGTTCCTCCAGCTGAAGTCGGCTCCAGGTGATAGTCTGACCCACCGGCTGGCCTTGTGTCTGTGTCTGGTTAACTACAACCACGGCGGCCTGCCAGCAGTCGCTCACCTCTGGCAGGAGTTTGTCCTGGAGCTGCGGTACCGCTGGGAGAACAACTACCTCGTCTACGG GCTGAATGGTGGACCTCCTGACCTCCGCTGTTGTCTGCTACATCAGAAGTTCCAG ATGCTGAACTGCTGTATCGAGAGGAAGAGGGCCAGAGATGAAGCtcacaaagagaaagacaacaagCCTCCAGAGTCCAACACGTCCTCCTCAACCAAAGAGGTTTCCCCTGGAAAATCCTGGGAATCCTGGAGCGACAGTGATGAGGAGTTCTTTGAGTGTCTGAGTGACCAGGGGGAGACGGAGCCTCCTCATCCTGAAGGAGGGAAGGAGGGCAGCAGAGTTAAAGCAGAAGGACGACTACATCCCTACAACAGCATGACTCTGCTCAACTCTGCAGAACCTCTTTATGTTCCCGTCACACAG gAGCCAGCTCCCATGACGGAGGATCAGTTGGAGGAACAGTCACAAGTTCTTGCCAAACTGGGAACATCAGCTGAAGGAACTCACCTCCGGGCTCGGATGCAGAGCGCCTGTCTGCTCTCTGACATGGAGTCCTTCAAg GCAGCCAATCCTGGCTGCGTCCTGGAGGACTTTGTCCGTTGGTACTCACCTCGGGATTACGTGGAGGAAGAGGTCCTGGATGAGAAGGGGAACACGGTTTTGAGAGGAGAGCTCAGCGCCAGGATGAAGATCCCAGGAAACATGTGGGTGGAGGCATGGGAGACCGCCAGGGTTGCACCTGCTCGACGCCAGAGGAGACTTTTTGATGACACCAAGGAGGCGGAGAAG GTCCTGCACTACTTGGCGCTGCAGAAACCTTCAGACCTGGCTCGGCTCCTCCTCCCCTGTCTGCTCCACGCCGCTCTTCAGAAGCTGAAACAGGAAG AGTCGATAGAAAACATGCCGTCAGTGAAAAAGAGCATCCAGCAGGCTGCGACTCAGGCCAGCAAGCTGCTGCATCCACCCAACTACGACTACAGCAAGCTGGAG GATTTTATTAATCAGTTGGTCGTCATAGAGACGGTCATCACCCAAGCTCGGTCACTCAAAACGAAGTTTGCTGTtaatgaggaagatgaggaagagtCCACAGCCGAGCTGGAGAG GTTTGTGAGCTCCCTGCTGGAAGAACCAGAGGTGGTGgttgtaggaggaggacagggaGCAGCTGGAAGGATCATCCACAGACTTTTCATCAATGCTCAGCgg GCCGTCCTCCTGCCACCTGTGGACGATGACTTTGGAGGTGACGGAAAGCCGATTGGGGGGAGAGGGAAAGTTCTGGACTTCCCTCCTCCAGCGGGCCGTGAGATCCTGCTGAGAAGCTGCGTTCCTCGACCAGCTCCGTACTCTAAAGCTCTGCCTCAGCGACTCTTCTGTGTGTTGATGAAAGATGAGTTCAGACTGGCCGGAGCGTTTTCTTCAGACACATCATTCTTCTAA
- the rab3gap1 gene encoding rab3 GTPase-activating protein catalytic subunit isoform X2 translates to MSSPHQTCAAPGVLPAPPAHHAASTQHSSAAEKLLLKTNSSYALPSAMQDLLCMNNDFPPRAHCLVRWYGIREFVVISPGANCEAIISESKCNLLLSSVSISLANSGCQVPMFVQIQQKWRRIYAGECQGPGVRTDFEIVQLRKVPSQYNHLSGLLDIFKSKIGCNLLPLPPVDIGIRFTYILQDWAQHSWPQQPPDFDTLLGGEVGGVEFGNLPFGACEEPISELHLATTWPHLTEGIVVDNDVYSDLDPLQAPHWSVRVRAAENPQCLLGDFLMEFFKLCCRKESMEDILGRGLTEEEGKETNDLSSALSKLTEPAAPVPITKLSVSSMVHSARKRIRRRRHIDESPLNNDMLNSILLYLFPDAAVEKDKTAQSNSSRTLDKEKNSDDNLFLQLKSAPGDSLTHRLALCLCLVNYNHGGLPAVAHLWQEFVLELRYRWENNYLVYGLNGGPPDLRCCLLHQKFQMLNCCIERKRARDEAHKEKDNKPPESNTSSSTKEVSPGKSWESWSDSDEEFFECLSDQGETEPPHPEGGKEGSRVKAEGRLHPYNSMTLLNSAEPLYVPVTQEPAPMTEDQLEEQSQVLAKLGTSAEGTHLRARMQSACLLSDMESFKAANPGCVLEDFVRWYSPRDYVEEEVLDEKGNTVLRGELSARMKIPGNMWVEAWETARVAPARRQRRLFDDTKEAEKVLHYLALQKPSDLARLLLPCLLHAALQKLKQEESIENMPSVKKSIQQAATQASKLLHPPNYDYSKLEDFINQLVVIETVITQARSLKTKFAVNEEDEEESTAELERFVSSLLEEPEVVVVGGGQGAAGRIIHRLFINAQRAVLLPPVDDDFGGDGKPIGGRGKVLDFPPPAGREILLRSCVPRPAPYSKALPQRLFCVLMKDEFRLAGAFSSDTSFF, encoded by the exons ATGAGTTCACCACATCAGACCTGTGCTGCTCCAGGAGTCCTCCCTGCTCCGCCTGCACACCATGCTGCGTCTACCCAACACTCCTCTGCAGCAGAAAAGCTCCTTCTGaagacaaacagcagct ATGCGTTGCCCTCTGCAATGCAGGACCTTCTCTGTATGAACAACGACTTCCCTCCTCGAGCCCACTGCTTGGTTAGATG GTACGGCATTCGAGAGTTTGTGGTCATCAGCCCGGGAGCAAACTGCGAGGCCATCATCAGCGAGTCCAAATGTAATCTGCTCCTCAGCTCCGTCTCCATCTCCCTGGCCAACAGTGGTTG TCAGGTGCCCATGTTTGTGCAGATCCAGCAGAAGTGGAGGCGGATATATGCCGGAGAGTGCCAAGGACCAGGTGTACGTACAGACTTTGAGATCGTCCAACTCCGCAAGGTGCCGAGCCAGTACAACCACCTGTCTGGTCTTCTGGACATCTTCAAATCTAAGATA GGGTGTAACCTGCTCCCCCTGCCTCCGGTCGACATCGGCATCCGCTTCACTTATATCCTCCAGGACTGGGCGCAGCATTCGTGGCCACAGCAGCCTCCAG actttgATACTCTCCTCGGGGGTGAGGTGGGAGGAGTGGAGTTTGGAAACCTCCCTTTTGGAGCCTGTGAGGAACCGATCAG TGAACTTCATCTTGCGACCACCTGGCCCCACCTGACCGAGGGCATCGTTGTGGACAACGACGTCTACAG TGACCTCGACCCTCTCCAAGCTCCTCATTGGTCAGTTCGTGTCAGGGCAGCTGAAAACCCACAATGTTTGCTGG GCGACTTCCTGATGGAGTTCTTTAAGCTTTGCTGTAGGAAGGAGTCCATGGAAGACATTTTAGGAAGGGGACTGACAGAAGAAGAGGGAAAAG AAACCAACGACCTCAGCTCAGCTCTGTCCAAGCTGACAGAACCAGCCGCACCCGTTCCCATAACCAAACTGTCCGTCTCCAGTATGGTGCACAGCGCCCGCAAACGCATCCGCCGGCGCCGGCACATCGACGAGTCGCCTCTTAACAACGATATGCTTAATTCAATCCTTCTG TATCTCTTCCcagacgctgctgtggagaaggaTAAAACTGCCCAGTCCAATTCCAGCAGGACGCTTGACAAGGAGAAAAACTCTGATGAT AACCTGTTCCTCCAGCTGAAGTCGGCTCCAGGTGATAGTCTGACCCACCGGCTGGCCTTGTGTCTGTGTCTGGTTAACTACAACCACGGCGGCCTGCCAGCAGTCGCTCACCTCTGGCAGGAGTTTGTCCTGGAGCTGCGGTACCGCTGGGAGAACAACTACCTCGTCTACGG GCTGAATGGTGGACCTCCTGACCTCCGCTGTTGTCTGCTACATCAGAAGTTCCAG ATGCTGAACTGCTGTATCGAGAGGAAGAGGGCCAGAGATGAAGCtcacaaagagaaagacaacaagCCTCCAGAGTCCAACACGTCCTCCTCAACCAAAGAGGTTTCCCCTGGAAAATCCTGGGAATCCTGGAGCGACAGTGATGAGGAGTTCTTTGAGTGTCTGAGTGACCAGGGGGAGACGGAGCCTCCTCATCCTGAAGGAGGGAAGGAGGGCAGCAGAGTTAAAGCAGAAGGACGACTACATCCCTACAACAGCATGACTCTGCTCAACTCTGCAGAACCTCTTTATGTTCCCGTCACACAG gAGCCAGCTCCCATGACGGAGGATCAGTTGGAGGAACAGTCACAAGTTCTTGCCAAACTGGGAACATCAGCTGAAGGAACTCACCTCCGGGCTCGGATGCAGAGCGCCTGTCTGCTCTCTGACATGGAGTCCTTCAAg GCAGCCAATCCTGGCTGCGTCCTGGAGGACTTTGTCCGTTGGTACTCACCTCGGGATTACGTGGAGGAAGAGGTCCTGGATGAGAAGGGGAACACGGTTTTGAGAGGAGAGCTCAGCGCCAGGATGAAGATCCCAGGAAACATGTGGGTGGAGGCATGGGAGACCGCCAGGGTTGCACCTGCTCGACGCCAGAGGAGACTTTTTGATGACACCAAGGAGGCGGAGAAG GTCCTGCACTACTTGGCGCTGCAGAAACCTTCAGACCTGGCTCGGCTCCTCCTCCCCTGTCTGCTCCACGCCGCTCTTCAGAAGCTGAAACAGGAAG AGTCGATAGAAAACATGCCGTCAGTGAAAAAGAGCATCCAGCAGGCTGCGACTCAGGCCAGCAAGCTGCTGCATCCACCCAACTACGACTACAGCAAGCTGGAG GATTTTATTAATCAGTTGGTCGTCATAGAGACGGTCATCACCCAAGCTCGGTCACTCAAAACGAAGTTTGCTGTtaatgaggaagatgaggaagagtCCACAGCCGAGCTGGAGAG GTTTGTGAGCTCCCTGCTGGAAGAACCAGAGGTGGTGgttgtaggaggaggacagggaGCAGCTGGAAGGATCATCCACAGACTTTTCATCAATGCTCAGCgg GCCGTCCTCCTGCCACCTGTGGACGATGACTTTGGAGGTGACGGAAAGCCGATTGGGGGGAGAGGGAAAGTTCTGGACTTCCCTCCTCCAGCGGGCCGTGAGATCCTGCTGAGAAGCTGCGTTCCTCGACCAGCTCCGTACTCTAAAGCTCTGCCTCAGCGACTCTTCTGTGTGTTGATGAAAGATGAGTTCAGACTGGCCGGAGCGTTTTCTTCAGACACATCATTCTTCTAA